ATGCGGGTCAGCGTCTTATTTGACAGGATCATTGCAATACCGTCAGCGTTCCGCTGGTGACGCCAAGCTGACCCTGGGCCTTGAGCTGCCGGGCCAGGGTCTGGGCATCGAGTTTCCTGGCGATAAATAACTGATAATCTCCGATGGTCTTGCGCGTTTGCGCGGAGTCTTCGTTGAGAAATTCGATCCGAAAATGCCGCAGCCCCGTTTCCACAAACGAATCGTAAAACGCCGCGCCGGTCTGGGCTTTTTGGTGGAACACGGTGTTCCGGCAACCGACGTCGGCCTTGACCGGATGTTCGGCGCCCACGCGGTCGCGCAGGCGGATCTGATGATGGTCGCATGGCCTGCCGCAATTGGTGTGGTCCGTTCCGTTGGAAAGGAATGCGGCAAAGACGCAGTGCTCCATGTGAAACATGGGCATGTGCTGGTGCAGGACCAGTTCAAACCAGCCTGCGGGAGCCTGACGCAGCAGTGATAGCACCTGGTCGGCATTGAGGTCGTAGGAAATCGTCAGGCGCTCGAAGCCTTCCTTCATGAGGACTTCGGCAGTAAGGGGATTGGCGACGTTGAGTGAAAAATCGCCGATTTTTTGCAGCGTAGTGTTTTGGAAATAGGAAAGGGCGCCGAGGTTTCGGATGAGAATGCCGTCGGGCTTCATGCCTTCAATCAATTTGAAAAAACCTTCCTCCCCGGCCTTTTGAATGCGCGGCGTTGCGAGGAAAATGGCGGTTTCGGGCGAGCCGCTTTCACGGACCAGCGCCACAGCTTCGCGGTAGCGGCGGATGTCCTCGAAGTCGGCATAGACGTGCCGGATACCGCACTGGAGGGAGGATTGGATCTGCTCCAATGAACGGCATAAAGTTGAAAGTTGTGGCTCGCCGTTGACCGGTTTGATGCTGACTGCGATTTCTTTCAGGATCTGCTGAAGCCGTGGCTTTATGGCTGCTTGTTCCGGTGAAGCAATTTGTCCGCTGCGATTTTTATCCAACTCCGCCACGACCTGCCGCCGCAGCCGGTTGAGTTCGCTCACCGGCAGAATCAAGCCGTCATCCAGACGGATGGTTAACGTTTCAAGATGATAGGCTGTTCCACCGAGCCGTCCGAATTGTTCCCTTAACTTTTCAGGGGTGAGGGGCTGTTTGAGGGCGGCTTGCAACGGGATGCCGGATTCAACGCTTGTCGCGATATCGCCGCAGCGGGCGGTGACACGCATCGCATCGCCCGACTTTCCGCTGATTTCGAAATCAACCGGCAGCGTGGCTGGAGGCGGGTCTTGCTGGAAACTTTTACGCAGCTCGCGCTCCAGTTTGGGGTCGCTGGTTTTCCAGATCCGATGGCCGGGTTTTAATTGTGAAAAATCGATTTTGTCATGCTCGAAATACAGCCTCGCGCCGTGAATCTGATAAATCCGGCCGCCCTGTTCCTGCCCGGTATCGCCCCCGGTATCAAACACAATGCCGTCGCCCGGCTTGAGCTCTGTTTGAAAATCCAGTTCCACAAAATCAGGGCCGATTTGTTTCAAGTAACCGGCCAACGGCCCGCGTTTTTTTCCGAACCGGGCGTGGACGAGCTGTTGGTGGTTCACGCTGTTCAGCCAGCCGGAATAAAGGCCCCGGGAAAAAGTCATTTCCAGTTTGTAACGATCCTCGGTCGAGGGAGCTCCGGCCTGATTCTGCGGTTTGTGTGCCAGGCAGGCATCGATGGCCTTGCGATAGACCTGCGTGACGGCGGCCACATATTCCGGCGCTTTCAGGCGGCCTTCAATCTTGAAACTTGCGATGCCGAGCTCGATCAAGCGCGGGATTTCATCGACCGCCGCGAGGTCCTGCGGCGAGAGCAGGTAGCGCTTGTCACCGAGGTCGCGCAGGATGTCATCGACGACAAGTTGATAGGGCAGGCGGCAGGCCTGGGCGCATTCGCCGCGGTTGGCGCTGCGCTGGCCCAGGGCTTCGCTTGTCAGGCATTGGCCCGAATACGCGACACAGAGGGCGCCATGAACGAAGACTTCCAACGGCAGGACCGGATCTTTTTGGATTTTTTCCAGCTCGCGGAGGCTGAGCTCGCGAGCCAGGACGGCCCGCTCGACACCCAGCTTTTTTGCAAAGCGCAGGCCTTCGGCCGAGGTGAGTGTCATCTGGGTCGAGGCGTGGATTTTGAATCCGGGTACGGTTTCATGGGCGAGTCGCACAAGGCCCAGGTCCTGGACGATGGCGGCATCGACTCCGCAACGG
The nucleotide sequence above comes from Candidatus Methylacidiphilales bacterium. Encoded proteins:
- a CDS encoding U32 family peptidase → MPHLNKPELLAPAGNWDCARAAVANGADAVYFGLPRFNARLRADNFTGEDLPELVRYLHERNVKAFVTLNTLVFTDELTDAEQYLIHLHRCGVDAAIVQDLGLVRLAHETVPGFKIHASTQMTLTSAEGLRFAKKLGVERAVLARELSLRELEKIQKDPVLPLEVFVHGALCVAYSGQCLTSEALGQRSANRGECAQACRLPYQLVVDDILRDLGDKRYLLSPQDLAAVDEIPRLIELGIASFKIEGRLKAPEYVAAVTQVYRKAIDACLAHKPQNQAGAPSTEDRYKLEMTFSRGLYSGWLNSVNHQQLVHARFGKKRGPLAGYLKQIGPDFVELDFQTELKPGDGIVFDTGGDTGQEQGGRIYQIHGARLYFEHDKIDFSQLKPGHRIWKTSDPKLERELRKSFQQDPPPATLPVDFEISGKSGDAMRVTARCGDIATSVESGIPLQAALKQPLTPEKLREQFGRLGGTAYHLETLTIRLDDGLILPVSELNRLRRQVVAELDKNRSGQIASPEQAAIKPRLQQILKEIAVSIKPVNGEPQLSTLCRSLEQIQSSLQCGIRHVYADFEDIRRYREAVALVRESGSPETAIFLATPRIQKAGEEGFFKLIEGMKPDGILIRNLGALSYFQNTTLQKIGDFSLNVANPLTAEVLMKEGFERLTISYDLNADQVLSLLRQAPAGWFELVLHQHMPMFHMEHCVFAAFLSNGTDHTNCGRPCDHHQIRLRDRVGAEHPVKADVGCRNTVFHQKAQTGAAFYDSFVETGLRHFRIEFLNEDSAQTRKTIGDYQLFIARKLDAQTLARQLKAQGQLGVTSGTLTVLQ